The genomic region CTTCATGTAGACGGTGGCCGCGCCGCTCAGGCACCCTGCGGCGAGGGTGTAGATCCCCCAGCGGCCGAAGAGCTGGATCGGCTTGGTGGAGTAGCTTAGGAGGAATTTGACCGTCATCAGGTCGAGGATGACCTTCATGGTGCGGGAGATGCCGTACTTGCTCTTGCCGTGCAGCCTTTCATGGTGCCGCACCGGCATCTCGGTCACCCGGGCGCCGACCTGGTGGGCGAGCGCGGGAACGAAGCGGTGCATCTCCCCGTAAAGGTTCACATCGTCCAGCACGTCGCGGCGGTAGGCCTTCAGGGTGCAGCCGTAGTCGTGCAGATGCACGCCGGTCATCCTGGAGATCATGCCGTTGGCAAGCATGGAAGGGAGCTTGCGGTTCACGAAGGTGTCTTTGCGGTCCTTGCGCCACCCGGAGACCACGTCATACCCCTCGTCGATGCGCGCCAAAAGCAGCGGGATGTCCAAGGGATCGTTCTGCAGGTCCCCGTCCATGGGAATGACCACGCGCCCTGAGGCGGAATCGAAGCCGGCTGCCATGGCTGCGGTCTGCCCGAAATTGCGGCGCAGGCGGATCACCCTGACCCGGTCGTCCTTCGCGGCCAGGCGCTTCAAACCGGAATAGGAATTGTCTGAAGAGCCATCATCCACGAGTATCAGCTCGTACTCGAGGTTGGTATCCCCCAGCGCCTCGGTGACCCGCTCATGCAGAATCGGGATGTTGTCTTCCTCGTTGTAAATCGGGACTACGATGCTGAGATCCACAGGTTTCTCCTAAAAAATCCAAAGAACCAGTTCAAGGTTCAAGGTTCAACGTTCATAGAATCCGTTCAACGTTCTGCGTTCAACGTTCAAATCCGTTCAAGGTTCAACGTTCGACCTTCAATTACAAATCTCGCTATCCGCGAAGGCCTTCACCCGCCTCACTTCGACATCCCAGTGGGTCTGCTTGCCACCCCGGTAACGGGGACGGGCAAGGCCGCGCAAAACGCCTGCGCCGTAGACCAAGTGAAGCGTCGGAAACACCAGCAACAGCCTGGGGAGCAGCGACAGGTCGCCCTGGGTGAAGGTAGCGGCAACTGAGGCTGTGGCAACCAAGATCAGGTAGCAAAGAAGCGGCAACAAATAAAAGCCCCCTCCCAAGCCCGCTACGAGGAACGGGAGCGACAGGAGGTAGATTAGAAACAACGACGGCGCGAGGGAGACCGGCTTCACCTTGCCCGAGATCAGGGTCTGCTCGCCGCGTCCCCGGCCGTAACCGTACATCTGCCTGACGTACGCGCGATAGGTCCTGCGCTGGCTGCGCACCACGGCAAGTTCAGGGTCGTGCACCAGCAGGTTTCCCTCCTGCTGCAGCCGGTCCATCAGCTCGTTCTCCTCGTTCGGGTAGAGCCGCTCGTCCAGCCCCTCGTGGGAGAGGAAGATGTCGCGTCTGAAGCTTAGATTGCAGAGGATCAGCTCGCTGTCGTTGCTGTACCGGGCGCTCCCGCTCTTCCGATATCGGTTGCGCACCCCGCCGCCGCCAACCGGAGAGGTGAAGGCGATCCCTATCGCCCTTTGCAGCGGCGAATCGGTGGCAGGGGTGAGTGAGGGACCTCCTACCGCCGCGACCTTCGCCTCCCGGTAGTGGGCCGCCGCCCGGACAAGAAAGTCAGGTGCGACCAGGGAATCGTCGTCCAGGAAATAGAGGAGCTCTCCCCTGGCCTCGCGGGCGGCGACGTTTCTCTGCACGCTGGGCTGACAGCCGTAGGCGACCAGCACTTCGAAAAGGTCGTCCGGATAGGCCGCCTCTCGCACGCCGGCCAGGGCACGCACCTCGCCCCCCGGCTTCACCGGTATGATGATGGAGAACTTGGGGAGCGCCGCAGGGTCGGACCGCAGGGCCGGCTGAAGATCTCCCCCGGGTAGAGGAACGTCGGGGGGGGGGCTATTGGACAACGGGGTTCACCCTGTCGTAGCGGAGTGTCCTGTGGCAGCCGACGGAACAGCCGCCGCCGGTTTGAGTCGCCTCGAACTTGATCGGGATCTCCCAGCTGCCGAAGCCGTAGGCTTTCGGGTAGATGAGCCGGTCCTGGACCTCAGCGTGAGGGTTGTGGCACATCTTGCAGGAGCGACCTTTCCCGGGCTTGTTCACGTGGACGGCATGCAGGTTGCGGTCGCCGTTTCTAAACTTGGTGATCCGGTCCGTCTTGGGCGCTTCGGCAAGAGCGGGATCGTGGCAGGTAAAGCAAAGCGGGAAGGCGTCGCTGTTGAACGGACGGTACAGCTCCGTCGGGTAGTCCCCTTTGAGCAGCTTACGGCAGGGGGAGCCGTGGATGGCATGGCAGTTGACACATTCCCCCGCGACAACCGGATTGTGCACCGATTTCCCCGTAAAAAGCTTCGCGTCATGGCACAGGAAGCAGAGCTCGGAGCCGGGCTTTCTGAGAAGGCTTCTGCCGTCGGCCTGGTGTGCGTCGTGGCAGGCCAGACATTCACCGTTGGCGACCGACGCATGTGTGAAGACACCGGTGTAACGCTCGCGGGCGTGGCAACGGAAGCAAAGCTCGGGGGAGCGGTCCTTCAGGAGGTACTTCACATCGGCGCTGTGGGCCATGTGGCACCCGGTGCACTCGCCGGTTCCCACCGGCTTATGCAGGAACTTCTTCTTCACGACGTGGGGGTGGCACCCGGCGCAGAGGTTTTGCTTGGGGACCTTGAACTCCATGCTGTCCTTGCCGAGCGGGTGGTTGTCGTTGAACTGCTTGTGGCAGTCCATGCAACGCCCCGCCGCGACCGGCTTGTGCGGCACACTCCCCTGGACCAGGTCCTTGTGGCAGATGCTGCAGGTAAAATCGGCCCGGGCGGCATCCGGCATCAGGATGGCGCCAAGAACGAACATTACCGGAGCTTCTGCAGGACGTGTCCAGAGGGAGTGTCGCATGGCCTCAGTTTGCCCTTTTTATTTGCCGTAGCTGTGCAGACCCGAAAGGAACAGGTTTACGCCCAGGTAGCAGAAGATGGTTGCCGCGAAGCCGATGACGGAAAGGATGGCGGCGCGACGGCCGACCCAACCGCGGGTGATGCGTGCGTGCAGGAAGGCTGCGTAAACGAACCAGACGATCAGGGACCAGGTCTCTTTCGGGTCCCAACTCCAATAGGTGCCCCAGGCGTAGTTGGCCCAGGCGGCGCCGGTGACGATCCCCAGGGTCAAAAGCGGGAAACCGATCATGATCGCCTTGTAGTTCAGGTCGTCCAGGATCTTGATAGAAGGGAACATGGAAAGAAGCCCGCCGGCCTGGGCGTTGCCCCCACCCTGCTCCATCCGCTCCCGGATCAGGTACATGATGGAGATGCCGCAGGCGACCGCGAAGGCGGCATAGCCGAGGAAGCAGGTGATGACGTGGTACACAAGCCAATTACTCTGCAGCGCGGGGACCAGCGGCTCGATGTTGCTGTCCAGGCTCAACTGGGCCCAGGCCATGCCGAACAGCGCAAAAGGCATGACGAAGAAGCCGATGGCGCGGTACTTGTACTTGAAGTCGATTAACAGGAAGATCATCACGATGGTCCAGGAGAAGAAGACCACCGACTCGAACAGGTTGGACAAAGGCGCGTGGCCATGCCCCATGTCGTAGGATTCCTTCCAGCGCATGCCGATGGCCGCGGTCTGTACCGCGAACCCGAACAAAGCAGCGTAGGTGCCGAGCGCCCCGACCGTCTTGTTGCGCGAGGCAAGGAACGCGAAGAATATGCAGGTTGAAACCATATAAACGATCATGGTGACGTTGAACAGCGAGGAACTGGACATCGGTATTACCCTCCGGTCATCATTCTGTTAGCGCGGTGATGGGGGCATTCCCCCCTAGACTATAATTTATTGAGTTTTTCCACCAGTTCGTCGAAAGCGATCTCGAAACCGGTGGGGTTCTTGCTGGCGGAGCCCCCCAGGGTGACGCCCGCATCGGAAACGCGAGCCCAGACCCTCTTGTGCGACATGAAGAAGGCCATGCAGATGCCGACCACCATCAGGAAGCAGCCGAGCCAGACCACCCATACGCCGGGGTCCTTGGCGACCTGCAGCCCGGTGAAGAACTTCTGGTCCATCCCGTCGAAGGTCAGCACCAGGTCGCCGCCGTGCTGGGCGTTGAAAGACTCGTACTTGTCGGAGAGGATCACGAACGGCTGCGGGTTGCCACCGGCAGGGGTGAATTCAACCTGTGCGCCGGGGCCGTCGAAACCCCTCATGAAGGGACGCACGTCCATGGTCGCTTCCATGACGGAAACGAAGGCGCCGCCCGGAAGTGCCAGCCGCTCGCCCTGGCGCGCTTTGAGTTTTACCGGCTGGCCGCCGTTGCGGTTACGCACGGTGAGGTAGTAGGAGACACCCTCGTCGGACTGGCCGTAGCTGGACTGGTAGAAGGTGATCCCCTTGTAGGTAAGCGGGTCGTTCACGATGATGGGAACGTGCTGCAGGCCCGGGACAGGCTGCCCCTTGTCGGTGACGCTCAGGATGCTCTTGAACTCCTTGGGAGCGCCGGTGTCGTAGAAGCTGACCGAGAACTTCTCGCAGCGCACGTCAAAGCCGAGGTCGATCACCTTGCCGCTGTTGGTCTGCACCTGCGACACGGAACCACCCTCAGGGATGTTAACGTAGGCCTTGTATCCGAAGAAGGAGCCGACCAGCGCTCCGATGAAGACGATGATGATGGAGAGATGCACCACGTAGACGCCAAGCCGGCACCACGGGTGCTTCTGGGCGAAGAGGTGGTACTCGCCTCCCTGCTCCGTGATCACGGGTTCTGCGAACTCCGCCTTGAGGAAGGAGACCATCCTGTCCTTCAGCTCCTCCTTCGACCCCTTGAGCTTGAACTCCTTCACGTTGGAGAGGCTCTTCTCGAAGTTGTCGTCCATCACCTTGACCGGCTCGGAAACGACCTTCCATACGCGCGGCAGCCTCTTGATGGAGCAGCAGATCAGGTTCAGCGTGAGGAGGTACAGAAGCAGGATGAACCACCATGAGTGGTACATGTCAAAGAAGCCAAGGGAACTGTAGAGTTTGATCTTGGTCTCACTCAAAGTGGCAAGGTATTCACGTTGAGGTCCCTGCGGTATCACCGTACCGATGATCGAGACCAGTGCCAGGCCAATCAGCAGGAAAATCGAAAGTTTCAAGGAACAGAAAAAATCCCAAACCTCTTGTGCAAATCCGCGTTTGTTCGTTGTCAAGGCCGTCTCCCGGAAAGGTGATCGTACAGCTTGGTTATAGTCAGGCGAGCCATTATAGTCAAATTGACAATAAGCGCAAAATAAAAATTGCGAATACAATGGGGGGGGTAACAAAAAAGGGGCGACAGGATACCTGTCGCCCCTAAATCCAGCAATCATCCTCTTAGAGGAGCATTACTTCTTGTGGCAATCGCCGCACTTGGTCGGGCCGCCCTTGGCTGCGTGGCACTCTTTGCATGCCTTGCCGTGAGCCGCTTCCTTGTTGATAGCGATCTTCGCCGGTGCGCCGTCGCCGTGACATACTTTGCACTCGTTTTTACCCTGGTGAGCCTTGTGGTTGAAGGTTACGTTGCCGTTTTTGGCGGGGTAAACGACGCTGTCTGCGGCCATTGCGGAAACAGCAAATGCGAGAGTCAGAGCTACTGCAGCGACAATCTTCTTCATTAGGAGTCCCTCCATAAATTTAAAATATGTGCGGCTCGAAAGTATACAACCCCGGCCCTTCTGTCAAGCAAAATCACTGAGAAGGCCGCTCTAGCCCCGCCTTGACACCTGAAGAGCCTGGTCCTTCTGCTCGACCTCTTCGGCCATTTTCGTCTTGTAGGAAACGAGCTTCGCGCGCAGCTCCGGAGCGGCCAGGGAGAGGATCTGCACGGCGAAGAGCCCGGCGTTCTTGGCGCCCGCTTTGCCTATGGCCATGGTGCCGACCGGTATGCCGCCAGGCATCTGTACCATGGCGTAGAGCGCGTCGACGCCGTTGAGCGCTCCGCCCGTCATCGGTACGCCGATCACCGGGAGAGTGGTTTCGGCGGCGATGACGCCGGCCAGGTGCGCGGCCATGCCGGCTGCGGCGATGATCACCTGGATGCCGCGCCCGGCAGCCTCAGAGGCAAGTTTCGCGGTTTTCACCGGCGAGCGGTGGGCCGAAGAGACGTGGATTTCGTAGGGGACGCCGAACTCCGAAAGGACCTTGGTGGTCTCTTCCATGGTGGAGAGATCGGAATCGCTTCCCATCAGAATCAGTACGGTCGGTTCAGTCATTTTTCAATCTCCGGGAAACCTTTCGTTTTTCACCCCTAGCCATTTTTCTTCTCTCAGAATTCTCCGTGGCTAGAGCTTGTGGTTTTAGCGCTTCATCGCCTTGGCGCCGATGTCCTTCCTGTAATGAACGCCGGGCCAGGAGATCTCTTTAACTCCCTGGTAGGCGCGCTCGATCGCTTCCTTGACCGTTGTGCCCAAAGCGGTCACGCCAAGCACGCGGCCGCCGCTGGTGACCACCCCCTCGCCGGTCGCCTTGGTTCCGGCGTGGAACACGACGAGGTCCTCTATCCGCCCTGCGGCGTCGAGCCCGGCGATGAGGTCCCCCTTGCGGTAGTCCGCCGGGTACCCCTCGGCCGCCATGACCACGCAGACCGCCGCCTTGTCGTGCCACTCTATCTCCACCCCCTCCAGGCTACCGGAGGCGACGGCCATGAGAATGGGGACTATGTCGGACTTCATCCGCATCAAAAGAGGCTGGCATTCGGGGTCGCCGAAGCGGGCGTTGAACTCCAGGGTCTTCACCGAGTCGCCGTCGATCATGAGTCCAGCGTAGAGGACGCCGCGGTAGGTACGCCCCTCGGCCTTCATCCCGTCCACGGTGCGGCGCATCACCTCGGCCATGGCCTTGTCGTGGATGGCGGGGGTGACCACCGGTGCCGGGGAGTAGGCTCCCATCCCGCCGGTATTGGGCCCCTGGTCGCCGTCAAAGACGGCCTTGTGGTCCTGGGCGCTAGCAAGCGGGATGATCCTTTCGCCGTCGGTGAAGGCGAGGAAGGAGGCTTCCTCCCCTTTCAGGAACTCCTCGATGACCACCCTGGAGCCTGCCGCGCCGAAGGCGTTGCCGGAGAGCATGTCGGTCACGGCCGCAACCGCCTCGTCGCGGGTCTGGGCGATGATCACCCCTTTGCCTGCGGCAAGCCCGTCCGCCTTGATGACGATGGGGATCCCAGTACGGTCGATGAAGGAGACGGCGGGCTCGACTTCGGTGAAGACGCCGTAGGCCGCGGTGGGGACGTTGTACTTGTGCATCAGGTCCTTCGAGAACGCCTTGCTCGCCTCTATGATGGCGGCGTTTTTCCTGGCGCCGAACGCCTTCAGGCCGTTCTCCTCGAACAGATCGACGAGACCCAGGGAAAGCGGAAGCTCCGGGCCTACCACGGTGAGTTCGACCCCTTCCTTGCGGGCGAAGTCGAGGAGCCCCTGGAGGTTGTCCACCGCTATGTCCACGTTTTGCGCCAGGGTGGCCGTTCCCGGATTCCCCGGCGCGCAGAACACCTGGCTTACCAGCGGGGACTGGGCGATCTTCCAGACCAGCGCGTGCTCGCGCCCTCCGCTACCTACTACCAAAACCTTCATAAGCAAACTCCTTAAACCAATTAACAATGGATAATTGACAATTGACGATGAAAACCTGGCCTCCCCGTCCAGTTGCAGCACAACCTGGTGCGGACGGCATGAAAGAGACAATGGACAATGGCAACAAAGCGTTGTCAATTGTCCATTGTCAATTGTCAATTGAGGTTTTAGTGCCTGAAGTGCCTCATGCTGGTGAAGACCATGGCGATGCCGTGCTCGTCTGCTGCGGCGATGACCTCGGCGTCACGCATGCTGCCGCCAGGCTGGATCACCGCGGTGACACCCACGGAGGCGGCATTGTCGAGGCCGTCCCTGAACGGGAAGAAGGCGTCGGACGCCATGACCGCGCCCTGGACCGGGATGCCGGCATGCTCCGCCTTGATGGCGGCGATGCGGGCGGAGTTGACGCGGCTCATCTGGCCCGCGCCCACGCCGACGGTGGAGTTGTCGCGGCCGTAGACGATGGCGTTGGATTTGACGAACTTCGCCACGCGCCAGGTGAAGAGGAGGTCTTCCATCTCCTTGTCGGTCGGCGCCCTCTTGGTCACCACCTTCAGCTCGGTGAAGAGCTCGAGGTCGGCGTCCTGGACCAGCATGCCCCCGTTCACCCTCTTGTAATCGAAACGCGGCGCGGGGTTCTCGGGCCAGAAGCCGCACTCCATGAGGCGGACGTTCTTCTTGGCCGCGACCACTTCGCTTGCGGCCTCGGTCACCTTGGGAGCGATGATCACTTCGACGAACTGGCGCTCGACGATGGCGCGGGCGGTGGACTCGTCCAGTTCGCGGTTGAAGGCGATGATGCCGCCGAAGGCGGACTCGGGGTCGGTCTTGTACGCCTTGTCATAGGCTTCCATGATGTTCGCGCCGAGCGCCACGCCGCAGGGATTGGCATGCTTCACGATTACGCAGGCCGGCTCGGTGAACTGCTTCACGCATTCCAGCGCCGCATCGGTGTCGCCGATGTTGTTGTAGGAGAGTTCCTTCCCCTGGATCTGGCGCGCCGTGGAGATGGAGGCTTCTTTGGACCCCTTCTCGACGTAGAAGGCGCCGGACTGGTGCGGGTTCTCGCCGTAGCGCATCCCTTGGGCCAGCTTGTACTGCATGGTGAGGGTGTCCGGGAAAGCAGCGACCCCCTCGCCGGTACGGGCGCCGAGCCAGTTGGAGATGGCGCCGTCGTAGGCTGCGGTGTGCTGGTATACCTTGACCGCCAGCCGGAAATTGGTCTCGCGCGACACGCTGCCGCCGGAGTTTTTCATCTCGTCCAGGACCACCTGGTAGTCGGCGTGGTCAACGACCACGGTGACGTCGCGGTTGTTCTTGGCCGCGGAGCGGAGCATGGTCGGGCCGCCGATGTCGATGTTCTCGATGGCGTCCTCCATGGTGCAGTCCTCCTTGGCGACGGTCGCCTCGAAGGGGTAGAGGTTCACTACCACCATGTCGATGGGCTCGATGCCGTGCTCCTGCATCTTGGCCACGTGGGCCGGATTCTCGCGCATGCCGAGGATGCCGCCGTGAACCTTCGGGTGCAGGGTCTTCACCCGGCCGTCCAGCATCTCGGGGAAACCGGTGAACTCGGAGACGTCCTTGACGGCGATGCCCGCCTCACGCAGAAGCTTCGCGGTACCGCCGGTGGAGAGGATCTCCACGCCGTAACCCGCCAGCGCCCGGGAAAATTCCACCACACCAGTCTTCTCCGACACGCTGATCAGCGCGCGCCCAATCTTTGCCATGTTTAACTCCTTTTGCGGCTTTTGATGTCGATTCTAGAAACTAAAAGCGAAAGCTCGCCACAGAGACACAGAGGTTCACCGGGGACACGGAGGATAACCGGGTTACGGGTCAAAACTTCAGTTTCAACGCCTTTCCTCCGGGACCTCCGTGTACCGCTGCGTCCTCTGTGGTAAAGCTTTAGG from Citrifermentans bremense harbors:
- a CDS encoding glycosyltransferase family 2 protein is translated as MDLSIVVPIYNEEDNIPILHERVTEALGDTNLEYELILVDDGSSDNSYSGLKRLAAKDDRVRVIRLRRNFGQTAAMAAGFDSASGRVVIPMDGDLQNDPLDIPLLLARIDEGYDVVSGWRKDRKDTFVNRKLPSMLANGMISRMTGVHLHDYGCTLKAYRRDVLDDVNLYGEMHRFVPALAHQVGARVTEMPVRHHERLHGKSKYGISRTMKVILDLMTVKFLLSYSTKPIQLFGRWGIYTLAAGCLSGAATVYMKFFEGMSMNRNPLLILTAFLLFMGVQFIVLGLLAELSARTYYEAQGKPIYNIKDKLNFG
- a CDS encoding glycosyltransferase family 2 protein, with amino-acid sequence MSNSPPPDVPLPGGDLQPALRSDPAALPKFSIIIPVKPGGEVRALAGVREAAYPDDLFEVLVAYGCQPSVQRNVAAREARGELLYFLDDDSLVAPDFLVRAAAHYREAKVAAVGGPSLTPATDSPLQRAIGIAFTSPVGGGGVRNRYRKSGSARYSNDSELILCNLSFRRDIFLSHEGLDERLYPNEENELMDRLQQEGNLLVHDPELAVVRSQRRTYRAYVRQMYGYGRGRGEQTLISGKVKPVSLAPSLFLIYLLSLPFLVAGLGGGFYLLPLLCYLILVATASVAATFTQGDLSLLPRLLLVFPTLHLVYGAGVLRGLARPRYRGGKQTHWDVEVRRVKAFADSEICN
- a CDS encoding cytochrome c3 family protein; amino-acid sequence: MFVLGAILMPDAARADFTCSICHKDLVQGSVPHKPVAAGRCMDCHKQFNDNHPLGKDSMEFKVPKQNLCAGCHPHVVKKKFLHKPVGTGECTGCHMAHSADVKYLLKDRSPELCFRCHARERYTGVFTHASVANGECLACHDAHQADGRSLLRKPGSELCFLCHDAKLFTGKSVHNPVVAGECVNCHAIHGSPCRKLLKGDYPTELYRPFNSDAFPLCFTCHDPALAEAPKTDRITKFRNGDRNLHAVHVNKPGKGRSCKMCHNPHAEVQDRLIYPKAYGFGSWEIPIKFEATQTGGGCSVGCHRTLRYDRVNPVVQ
- the ccsB gene encoding c-type cytochrome biogenesis protein CcsB, producing the protein MSSSSLFNVTMIVYMVSTCIFFAFLASRNKTVGALGTYAALFGFAVQTAAIGMRWKESYDMGHGHAPLSNLFESVVFFSWTIVMIFLLIDFKYKYRAIGFFVMPFALFGMAWAQLSLDSNIEPLVPALQSNWLVYHVITCFLGYAAFAVACGISIMYLIRERMEQGGGNAQAGGLLSMFPSIKILDDLNYKAIMIGFPLLTLGIVTGAAWANYAWGTYWSWDPKETWSLIVWFVYAAFLHARITRGWVGRRAAILSVIGFAATIFCYLGVNLFLSGLHSYGK
- the resB gene encoding cytochrome c biogenesis protein ResB, producing the protein MTTNKRGFAQEVWDFFCSLKLSIFLLIGLALVSIIGTVIPQGPQREYLATLSETKIKLYSSLGFFDMYHSWWFILLLYLLTLNLICCSIKRLPRVWKVVSEPVKVMDDNFEKSLSNVKEFKLKGSKEELKDRMVSFLKAEFAEPVITEQGGEYHLFAQKHPWCRLGVYVVHLSIIIVFIGALVGSFFGYKAYVNIPEGGSVSQVQTNSGKVIDLGFDVRCEKFSVSFYDTGAPKEFKSILSVTDKGQPVPGLQHVPIIVNDPLTYKGITFYQSSYGQSDEGVSYYLTVRNRNGGQPVKLKARQGERLALPGGAFVSVMEATMDVRPFMRGFDGPGAQVEFTPAGGNPQPFVILSDKYESFNAQHGGDLVLTFDGMDQKFFTGLQVAKDPGVWVVWLGCFLMVVGICMAFFMSHKRVWARVSDAGVTLGGSASKNPTGFEIAFDELVEKLNKL
- a CDS encoding cytochrome c3 family protein, which produces MKKIVAAVALTLAFAVSAMAADSVVYPAKNGNVTFNHKAHQGKNECKVCHGDGAPAKIAINKEAAHGKACKECHAAKGGPTKCGDCHKK
- the purE gene encoding 5-(carboxyamino)imidazole ribonucleotide mutase, coding for MTEPTVLILMGSDSDLSTMEETTKVLSEFGVPYEIHVSSAHRSPVKTAKLASEAAGRGIQVIIAAAGMAAHLAGVIAAETTLPVIGVPMTGGALNGVDALYAMVQMPGGIPVGTMAIGKAGAKNAGLFAVQILSLAAPELRAKLVSYKTKMAEEVEQKDQALQVSRRG
- the purD gene encoding phosphoribosylamine--glycine ligase, giving the protein MKVLVVGSGGREHALVWKIAQSPLVSQVFCAPGNPGTATLAQNVDIAVDNLQGLLDFARKEGVELTVVGPELPLSLGLVDLFEENGLKAFGARKNAAIIEASKAFSKDLMHKYNVPTAAYGVFTEVEPAVSFIDRTGIPIVIKADGLAAGKGVIIAQTRDEAVAAVTDMLSGNAFGAAGSRVVIEEFLKGEEASFLAFTDGERIIPLASAQDHKAVFDGDQGPNTGGMGAYSPAPVVTPAIHDKAMAEVMRRTVDGMKAEGRTYRGVLYAGLMIDGDSVKTLEFNARFGDPECQPLLMRMKSDIVPILMAVASGSLEGVEIEWHDKAAVCVVMAAEGYPADYRKGDLIAGLDAAGRIEDLVVFHAGTKATGEGVVTSGGRVLGVTALGTTVKEAIERAYQGVKEISWPGVHYRKDIGAKAMKR
- the purH gene encoding bifunctional phosphoribosylaminoimidazolecarboxamide formyltransferase/IMP cyclohydrolase, translating into MAKIGRALISVSEKTGVVEFSRALAGYGVEILSTGGTAKLLREAGIAVKDVSEFTGFPEMLDGRVKTLHPKVHGGILGMRENPAHVAKMQEHGIEPIDMVVVNLYPFEATVAKEDCTMEDAIENIDIGGPTMLRSAAKNNRDVTVVVDHADYQVVLDEMKNSGGSVSRETNFRLAVKVYQHTAAYDGAISNWLGARTGEGVAAFPDTLTMQYKLAQGMRYGENPHQSGAFYVEKGSKEASISTARQIQGKELSYNNIGDTDAALECVKQFTEPACVIVKHANPCGVALGANIMEAYDKAYKTDPESAFGGIIAFNRELDESTARAIVERQFVEVIIAPKVTEAASEVVAAKKNVRLMECGFWPENPAPRFDYKRVNGGMLVQDADLELFTELKVVTKRAPTDKEMEDLLFTWRVAKFVKSNAIVYGRDNSTVGVGAGQMSRVNSARIAAIKAEHAGIPVQGAVMASDAFFPFRDGLDNAASVGVTAVIQPGGSMRDAEVIAAADEHGIAMVFTSMRHFRH